The DNA region tCCTCTTCTCACAATATGAACTCTCACTTTATGAACTCATTCCTGCTCTAGAGCTTTCTAGCCCTTATGTGCTTGTGATACCCTCTGCCTGCCCCTTCTGTGTTCCTTACTTAGTTGTATATCGGGAGCTCCTGACCTGGAGTAAATTTAGAGTTAGGCTCAAAGTAGAGTGaccctcttcctcccctcttcctttcccTACCTTGGTGATTGGTAGCATTTACCACTCTCCCAAAACAGAAAACTTGAAGTTATCACCTTGCAAGTCCTATAGGTTCTATTTCCTTGACTTCTCTCTGGCTCAGTGCTGTTTCAGGATTGTGTCCCAGAGGAGCTCTAGGGTTTCTCATAGGTGCCTCAGTCTTGGGACTGCCATGAAGACAAAGGGAAGGCTGTCTGGTGGGGTTCTGGACGACTTTGTCATTTGACTTCAGAGTAGCTCTGTTCttctcaaaataaatttatttacttaatatattGGGTGATCCATATGagtttatttgctttaaaaacaaacctGCTGCCCTAGTCCTTCCCCTTTTCTCCATTTCCACTGCCACTGAATAACTTCAGccaattataatttctttttgccTGTTTAACTATAGCAGTCTCCTAGTAGAGCAGaatagcatagtggttaagaacatgaCTAGGTTGGAATCCAGCTCCATCACTAACTGACCTTGGACAGTTAATTAACATCCCTATACTTTGGGTTTTTCATCTCTATGGTTGGGATAATAATACTATCTCATTCGTGGTTGTAGTAAGGATTTTATGAGTTACTAGCTGCGAAGTTCTCTCTAGAACAGTGTCTAGCCCATAATAAGCATTATAAAAGTGTTACCTATTATTCTCTGGTGTCCATGATTCCTTCTTCAATCAATATGTTTTCTTTCTGCAGCCAGAATGATTTTTCAGAAATGTAAAGCAGGTCACTTCCCTGATTTTAGTACTTTGTGGCTCCCTGTGAACTTCAGGATACAGTCTAAACATCTTAGTTGGACATATGGTGTCTTTCATGATCTGGTCTCTGTCTACCTCTGCAGTTTCAACTCTTCCCATTTTCCTAACATTCTAAGCTTTAGCCGTGTTGAACTTTCTCTGTAGCTCCTTAAAGCCAGCAATGTTGTCTCTAAGCTCTGTTGCCTTTGCATTTGTTGCTTTTTCTGTGTGGAGtgtctcttgttttttttccccactaactCTTAGTATATTAAGATTCAATAGAGGTGTTGCATCCACCGGGAGGTACCTAGCGCTGCTGCTTCCCTGACCCCATTCACCCCACTCCCCTGGCCCTCCCAGTCTGGATGAGTTGTTTGGCCCTTTTGCTCTGGTAGCACCTGTGCTCCCTGTATCACACTGTACTGTTCtcatgtgtttccttttttatcttcCCCTCTAAATTGTAAGCTTCTTGAGAGCAAGCATGGACTAAAATTTTCCATCTTGTTTAGCAACTCACatcatagtaaatgctcaatatttcttgaatgaacatTGAATGAAGTACTTCAGCTGAACTCATGGTATTTTGTCTTTGTGTTCTTCTTCTAGAACTACTTCTATTTGTGGATCTATCTCCAATACCAGATTGAATGGTCTTTTTATTAGTAGTCATGTCTAAGTCACTTTAGAAAATTGagagattattttattattgtggtataactatacattgttttttcttttttctaattttagtccTTATACTATTTCCTGCTACACAGACTAATCAACTCATTTTGAAATTGTTAATGTTTTTATCCAGGCAATAACTTATGACTCATCCAGAATACAGTTATAAATTCTTTCTTATACTAGTCCATAGAATTGGATTTTAACATAGTTTCTGACTGACATTTATATTATGACTTCTTTGGTATAGtcaaaatagaaatacaaaatagCAAAAATACATTTCACTGTTAGGGCTTGCTAATTATgcttataaataacattttaattggaTTTCATTTGTGAATTTAGTATAGGAGATAATTATTAAGTTATTGTAAAGAATTTTAATGTCAGATCCATTGTTGTTTTTACAGAtgctgaaaatgaaataaagagacTGAGTAATTTAAACCAGGTAAACTAATTTTTAAGAGAGAAAGCTTTTACCAAGCTTTCTCGGTTTACCAAGAAAAAGGATTTTGATTATTTATAAttacttattttgtgtttttacaaTTCATGTGAACTTATCCAAGGAACTTTCATCTTAGTAATTTTATGTTTGCTGATTAGTAACAAACTTTTTGCATCATAAAttgacataattttaaaagtacataatTGAAAAATGCAAGTATATTTCTTTGAAGATTAATTTAACAAATGATATGTATGTGTAGACAGTGGAAGCAGATCCTCTACCAAAGTGAGGAATGCATATTGATTTCCCTTAAAGAAttcaaggagttttttttttttttaaatgattacaagttattttgtaaatgtatttacatattttttcaaatataataaagaaatcCTCTTTAAGAATGTCTATAAAATGACTGGTTTTAGATGGTCCAGTGTTTTAtgcttattataatttttatatatcacTGAAGAGTAGAAATGCACAATTGTATAGCTTGCCTGCTTTTTTGTAAACTTTAAATTTCTTGTTATTTGAAAACACagtgttttaacatttttataggaTAACAATCTTGCCGAAGACAATCTGAAACTTAAAATGCATGTCCAAGTTTTAGAAAAAGAGAATTCATTACTGAATCAAGAAAAGGTGGGTGCAATAAATATGGGGGCAGAATTAAAATTGTAGGTCATAGCTAAGGGCCAGTTTTTATCAAAATGGAGTATTTAGTTCTTGAGAGTCCTGAGGATAAAGCTGATCTCATTGATGCTGGTCAGGCCAGGTTGAAGTACTTGGGCAAGGTTCAGAGTATGAGAGGCTGGCTAGGGTTTATGTTTAAAGATAAGCCAGTAAGCATACAGATATGAGCAGAAAAGATAGGTAAAGGCTCTGTTTTGGTTTCAGATGAGGTCCTGTCAGCAGCAACATACACAGGTGGGTCGGGAGTCTGGAGTGGCATACTATAGTAGCTATATACTACTTATATACCCCCGAATATGTCTGCTGTGGTGGACAGGAATTTCTTAATGGTGAGAGGTAAAGAGGGACATTCTCAGTGGTCGAAATATGTGTACTGGTCGCAAGGATGGAATAAGATTCTGTAATGCAATGTTGGAAATGGGGAAAGGTATTTTTATGTTTGTACCACTTGGGGGGTAAGTCCTTGGTTAAGGCAACTTCTTAAATATAGAAGAGTTGTAAGCtggtattatttattattattacaggcCAGTGTCTCAACTCAATTtcaaatcttaatttttaaaaaagtaacacatATTTCCTGATGTATATGTTCAGTAATACATCCTGAAAAACTTCAGACAGTACAAATATAGTATCCTTCCCACTTCTGTTGGTTGGTCTCTTCCTCAGAGGTGTTCTTGCTTACCAGTTTCTTGTGTATCTTTCCAGACTATATCTATgcatatatgattttatatatataaatatctttaaaaaaatacaaatattagcATACTATATATACTGTTCATACATAccttaatattatattttcagtATCCTTGCACATTAGTACATAGTGTTTCTCAAAGGGGCACTATTGGCATTCAGGTGGGAGAATTCTTAGTTGTGTACTCTGCATTGTAGGTTCCTTGCCCCCACTTTTTCTACCCACTAAATGCCGGTAGTGTCTTCCAGTCATTTTTTAAttactatattatatatgtttCCTCTGTTCTTTTCTGCTTCCACTGCATTCAGCTCATTCAGTTATTCCTTTCTCTGACTGGTCTAAGTGTATTTTGTAGTTTGCAAATCTTTGCATGTATTCTGATAGGGCCTGTAACCTCCTCATGATAATTTTGGATTCTGTAGCTATTCCCGATTAgctgtttctcctttcttttgaTGTTAGGTAATCCACTGCAACTCTTGCTTGAATTGTGTCTGCTATGGGTCTGCTCACTGGTTAAGAATGCCAAAAATACCTGCAAGGTcatgtgcattcttttttttttttttttttaatattttattttatttatttatttatgtatttgcctgcgttgggtctttgttgctgtgcacgggctttctctagtcgtggcaagtgggggctactcttggttgccgtgtgcaggcttctcattgcggtggcttctcttgttgcggagcacgggctgtaggtgctcaggcttcagtagttgtgactcttgggctcagtagttgtggcttgcaggctcaagagcgcaggctcagtagttgtggtgcacgggcttagttgctccatggcatgtggggtcttcccggatcagggattgaacccgtgtcccctgtactggcagacggattcttaaccactatgccaccggggaagtcctggtCATGTGTATTCTTAAGATCCACATGACAAAAAATTTTGTGGTTCTcttcttagaattttattttatttatttattatttgtttgtttgtttatttttggccacactgcacggcatgtgggatcttagttccctgaccagggatcaaacttgcaCTCCCTGCAgagggagcgcagagtcttaaccactggaccaccagggaagtcccttttgtagttctctttttttttttaatttttaaaaaatatttatttatttatttggttgtgccaggtcttagttgcggcaggcgagcttcttagttgtggcatgtgaactcttagttgcggcatgcatgtgggatctagtttcctgtcCAGGGATCGACGCCGGGCCCACTGCatggggagcgtggagtcttaaccactgcgtcaccagggaagtccctgtggttcTCTTAATTGAACAGATAACTCTAGAAAGGCATAAGAGAATGATATTTCCATCTTTCAGTTGCGGTTCAGAATAAACTTTTGAATTGGAAGGGAATGAGAATTGTAAGGCAGATGTTCTAATATAGTTTTCATTGGTCTCTTTTGTAAGGTATATGTTAGACTGCTTATGAAAATTTGAGAttcttatttactttaaaatagatTCCATAgaagtttgcttttaaaaatctctgtcaATGAAAGATGTCTTTACAGTGATAGAGGGTTTATCACAAACATCATATTCAGAGGTTGAAATAATGTTGAAGCATAGAGAACTGTCCCATGTCTGGGATTTTGGAGGAAAAGCATTAAATACAAATAGAACAGAACAtaaaatgtgctttaaaaaatcacatacaGGTGTATCTTTAGGAATGTTAGGTTAGAGAGGGGAACCTAGTCTGCTTAGGTTAGAAggtaaaggaaggaaaggagggttcTTTCTTGGGTCAAGAAAAGGTTTCATGTTCTGACAAGGGAAATTACTTTTATGAGGGAAAAGAAgccttttattttctaattagagAGGACAAACTTCAGAGCGAATGAATATCGATAGTTTACATTTTTGCCTGGGGCTGTTGGTGGTGACGTTAGGGACGTTAGGGATGGAAGTGAAGGGAGCTGGAAGGCTCCGGACGTTTTGAAAagtatgtgtgttggggggaaggaggagatgGAAGGGAAGCAGCAGTGAGaatgggagtgggagtgggagtgggaaggCTCTCAAATGGGAAAGTTTTTGTGTAAAGAAGTTGGAGGTAGAGGACAAACTTACAGTTGTTGCATCTTGTCTAGGACTATAGAAATGTTTTGCTTGAAGCTGCAAATAAAATTGTACATTAATGAAGGCTGTGGCTTGTTGAATTTTATGTATTAGTGCTGAGGTATTATTCAATAATGTTTCCAACACAGAGCATCTAAAAATACATTCCCAAGTTttgcttatatatgtatatttttaatcttttggtgTCTCTTCTTCCAGTTGATAGtatgtgttgtttttttccccttttttcattTAAGGAAGAACTGCAAATATCACTTTCAAAATTGAACAATGAATATGAAGTAATTAAAAGTACAGCTGCAAGGGACACGGATTTGGATTCAGAATTATGTGATTTAAGACGTAATTTGGAGGCAAAGGAACAAGAACTCAATCAGAGCATTACTGAAAAGGAAATACTAATAGCTGAGTTAGAAGAATTGGATAAACAGAACCAAGAGGCTACAAAGGTAacagtatattttattaaattatattttatgatataTTAAAGACAGCGCAGCAGCATGTTCTACTCAGTAGACTGAACACTGGATTAATAAGCAAAACTGGCGTGATTTAATTTCGGTGATTTAATCAATATTTTAGGTAATTGATGCTCAAGTTgtagaggttggcaaactttttttgtAAAGTGTTAGATAGTAAATATCTTTGGATTTGCAGGCCATGTAGTTGCAGTTgcagctactcagctctgctgttgtcaTATGTAAATGAACGAGCCTGGCTCTGTTCCAATAAGAAtttacttacaaaaacaggtgcAGGTGTGATTTGGCCCGTGGGCTGTAGCTTGTTGTCTCCCTGCTTCAGTGTTTAAGAGTTGAAAATATCACTTACCgtttatatatatgatataacaTATATCATTTATCTTCTTTGCTTTTAAGTTCTAATCTCTAAAACAATTAAATAGATTTGCTGTAAGATAATTAGTAAATaattttgttgggaatttttttaaagttcccaaCAAAATTAGAAGGATTAGAAATGTCTGAGGATTATTCTTCTATTATGTGTGACATTTTATAAAGTTTCCTTTAGGTACTAAAATGAGAGAATGTTTTAAAGTTACCatgcaaattaatttttctttcagcacatgATTTTGATCAAAGATCAGCTATCAAAACAAGAAAACGAGGGAGATAATGTCATCAGTAAACTGAAAAAAGATCTAAATGATGAAAAAAAGAGAGTTCATCAActtgaaaatgataaaatgaacatTACTAAAGAGTTAGACGTGCAGAAAGAAAAGTTAATTCAAAGTGAACTGGTAGTAAGTGATTTACATTTAACCAAGCAGAAGCTTGAGGATAAAGTAGCAGATTTAGTAGATCAGCAAAATGAATTGCacacaaaaaatttaaacatcCAGAAGGAGAACTTTGAACTTCAGGAACGTATTAAACAAAAGGAGGAGGAGCTTTCTAGAGTCAGGGATGAGTTAATAACGCAGTCTCTTCTTAATCGAGACTCTAACAGTAATTTTAAGGATGACTTACTTGAAAGGGAAGCCGAAGTCAGAAACTTAAGGCAAAATCTTTCAGAAATAGAACAGCTcaatgaaaatttaaagaaagttGCTTTTGATctcaaaatggaaaatgaaaagttGAATTTAGCATGTGAAACTGTAAGACATCAGTTGGAAGAGTCTATTGCTGGTAACAGTCAGAtttctcaggaaaaaaacgctATTGTGGAGGCTCTAAAAATCGAGAAAGAACAGTTAGATGCAGAATTGTGTCGGGCTGAAAAGAGGCTGTTGGAAGAAACAAACAAGTATGAGCAAACCATGGAAGAACTGTCCAATGCACGTAATTTGAGTATCTCTGCTTTACAGCTGGACCATGAACATTTAATTAAACTCAATCAAGAGAAAGACTTTGAAATAGCAGAACTCAAAAAGAATATCAAGCAGATGGATACTGATCATAAGGAAACTAAGAAAATGTTGTCATCTAGCTTAGAAGAGCAGAAGCAATTGACCCAACTTGTAAATGAGAACGAAATTTTTATTGAAAGACTTAAAGAAAGAAGTTCAGAGCTTCAGGAGGAATTAGATAAATATACTCAGGccttaagaaaaaatgaaattttaaggcAAACCATAGAGGAAAAAGACAGAAGTCTTGGATccatgaaagaagaaaacaatcatCTGAAAGAAGAGTTGGAACGACTCAGGGAACAGCAGAGTCGAGCTGCACCTGTGGCTGAGCCTAAAACCCTTGATAGTATTACAGAGCTAGAATCTGAGGTGAATCAGCTGAATATATTAAAGGATAAtcttaaagaggaaataaaacatcATCAAAAGATAATTGAAGCTCAAAACCAGAGTAAAATACAGCTGCTTCAGTCTTTACAGGAGCAGAAGAAGGAAATGGATGAGTTTAGATACCAGCATGAGCAGATGAACGCCACACACACCCAACTCTTTTTAgagaaagatgaggaaattaagagtTTGCAAAAAACAATTGAACAAATCAAAACCCAGTTGCATGAAGAAAGACAGGACGTTCAAACAGAGAATTCTGTTATTTTTCAAGAAACAAAAGTTCAGGGCCTTAATATAGAAAATGGAAGTGAAAAGCATGATTTATCTAAAGCTGAAACCGAAAGATTagtaaaaggaataaaagaacgAGAATTGGAGATTAAACTTCTGAATGAAAAGAATATATCTCTAACTAAACAGATTGATCAGCTTTCCAGAGATGAGGTTGGTAAACTAACTCAGATTATCCAGCAGAAAGATTTGGAGATACAAGCTCTTCATGCTCGAATTTCTACAGCTTCCTACCCCCAGGATGTTGTTTACCTTCAACAGCAGCTGCAGGCCTATGCTATGGAACGAGAACAGGTACTAGCTGTTTTGAGTGAGAAGACTAGGGAAAATAGCCATCTAAAAACAGAATATCACAAGATGATGGATATAGTTGCTGCAAAAGAAGCAGCTCTCAATAAGctgcaagatgaaaataaaaaattgtcCACAAGGTTTGAAAGTAGTGGCCAAGATATGTTTAGAGAAACTATTCAGAATTTATCACGTATCATTCGAGAAAAAGACATTGAAATAGATGCATTAAGTCAGAAATGTCAGACCTTATTGACAGTTTTACAAACATCCAACACTGAAAATGAGGTTGGAGGTGTTAATAGTAATCAGTTCGAGGAGCTTCTACAGGAACGCGATAAGTTAAAACAACAagtaaagaaaatggaagagTGGAAACAGCAGGTAATGACTACAGTGCAAAATATGCAACACGAGTCAGCCCAGCTGCAGGAGGAGCTCCATCAGCTTCAGGCACAAGTTCTGGTTGACAGTGATAACAACTGTAAATTGCAAGTGAACTATACTGGCCTCATCCAAAGTTACGAGCAGAATGAAACCAAACTCAAAAATTTTGGGCAGGAATTAGCACAAGTTCAGCACAGCATAGGGCAGCTTTGCAATACCAAAGATCTTCTTTTAGGAAAGCTTGATATTATTTCACCTCAGCTCTCTTCTGGATCGTCGCTTACTTCCCAGTCAGCAGAGTCTCTTAGAACAATTAAGTCTGATGTATTGAGTGAGTCTTCTAAACAAGAAATAGAAGAGCTAAGAAAATCACTGCAGGAAAAAGATGCAACAATTAGAACTCTCCAGGAAAACAATCACAGATTGTCTGATTCGATTGCTGCTTCCTCAGAGCTAGAAAGAAAAGAACACGAACAAACTGATTCAGAAATTAAGCAGCTCAAGG from Eschrichtius robustus isolate mEscRob2 chromosome 1, mEscRob2.pri, whole genome shotgun sequence includes:
- the TRIP11 gene encoding thyroid receptor-interacting protein 11 isoform X2; the encoded protein is MSSWLGGLGSGLGQSLGQVGGSLASLTGQISNFTKDMLMEGTEEVEELPNARRKEVEAIHTILRSENERLKKLCTDLEEKHEASELQIKQQSMSYRNQLQQKEVEISHLKARQIALQDQLLKLQSAAQSVISGAGGVPATTASPSFGYGLSHHASAFHDDDMDFGDIISSQREINRLSNEVSRLESEVGHWRHIAQTSKAQGSDSSDQSEICKLQNIIKELKQNRSQEIDNHQHEMSVLQNAHQQKLTEITRRHREELSDYEERIEELEDLLQEGGSGIAVTDHSKIHEMQKTIQVLQAEKVESTKKIEELEDKIKGINKKLSSAENDRGVLKKDQERLSVENRQLLEECESLKLECSKLQPYAVKQSDTVTEKERILPHSSSVEEEVFRLQQALSDAENEIKRLSNLNQDNNLAEDNLKLKMHVQVLEKENSLLNQEKEELQISLSKLNNEYEVIKSTAARDTDLDSELCDLRRNLEAKEQELNQSITEKEILIAELEELDKQNQEATKHMILIKDQLSKQENEGDNVISKLKKDLNDEKKRVHQLENDKMNITKELDVQKEKLIQSELVVSDLHLTKQKLEDKVADLVDQQNELHTKNLNIQKENFELQERIKQKEEELSRVRDELITQSLLNRDSNSNFKDDLLEREAEVRNLRQNLSEIEQLNENLKKVAFDLKMENEKLNLACETVRHQLEESIAGNSQISQEKNAIVEALKIEKEQLDAELCRAEKRLLEETNKYEQTMEELSNARNLSISALQLDHEHLIKLNQEKDFEIAELKKNIKQMDTDHKETKKMLSSSLEEQKQLTQLVNENEIFIERLKERSSELQEELDKYTQALRKNEILRQTIEEKDRSLGSMKEENNHLKEELERLREQQSRAAPVAEPKTLDSITELESEVNQLNILKDNLKEEIKHHQKIIEAQNQSKIQLLQSLQEQKKEMDEFRYQHEQMNATHTQLFLEKDEEIKSLQKTIEQIKTQLHEERQDVQTENSVIFQETKVQGLNIENGSEKHDLSKAETERLVKGIKERELEIKLLNEKNISLTKQIDQLSRDEVGKLTQIIQQKDLEIQALHARISTASYPQDVVYLQQQLQAYAMEREQVLAVLSEKTRENSHLKTEYHKMMDIVAAKEAALNKLQDENKKLSTRFESSGQDMFRETIQNLSRIIREKDIEIDALSQKCQTLLTVLQTSNTENEVGGVNSNQFEELLQERDKLKQQVKKMEEWKQQVMTTVQNMQHESAQLQEELHQLQAQVLVDSDNNCKLQVNYTGLIQSYEQNETKLKNFGQELAQVQHSIGQLCNTKDLLLGKLDIISPQLSSGSSLTSQSAESLRTIKSDVLSESSKQEIEELRKSLQEKDATIRTLQENNHRLSDSIAASSELERKEHEQTDSEIKQLKEKQDILQMSLKEKDLLIKTKSDQLLSLNENFTNKVNENELLRQAVTNLKERTLILEMDICKLKGENEKIIETSREKETEYQALQETNMKFSMMLREKEFECHSLKEKALAFEHLLKEKEQGKTGELNQLLNAVKSMQEKTVIFQQERDQVMLALKQKQMENTAVQNEVQHLRDKELRLNQELERLRNHLLESEDSYTREVLAAEDREAKLRKKVTVLEEKLVSSSNAMENASHQASLQVESLQEQLNVASKQRDETALQLSMSQEQVKQYALSLSNLQMVLEHFQQEEKAMYSAELEKHKQLVAEWKKKAENLEGKLVSLQERLDEANAALDSASRLTEQLDLKEEQIEELKKQNELRQEMLDDVQKKLMNLVNSTEGKVDKVLMRNLFTGHFHTPKNQRHEVLRLMGSILGIKKEEMEQLLNEDQGGVTKWMTGWLGGGSKSVPNTPLRPNQQSLLNSSFSELFVKFLETESHPSIPPPKLSVHDMKPLDSPGRRKLDTSVPGSFKDTTESRSGRRTDVNPFLAPRSAAVPLINPAGLGPGGPGHLLLKPISDVLPTFTPLPVLPDNSAGVVLKDLLKQ
- the TRIP11 gene encoding thyroid receptor-interacting protein 11 isoform X1; translated protein: MSSWLGGLGSGLGQSLGQVGGSLASLTGQISNFTKDMLMEGTEEVEAELPNARRKEVEAIHTILRSENERLKKLCTDLEEKHEASELQIKQQSMSYRNQLQQKEVEISHLKARQIALQDQLLKLQSAAQSVISGAGGVPATTASPSFGYGLSHHASAFHDDDMDFGDIISSQREINRLSNEVSRLESEVGHWRHIAQTSKAQGSDSSDQSEICKLQNIIKELKQNRSQEIDNHQHEMSVLQNAHQQKLTEITRRHREELSDYEERIEELEDLLQEGGSGIAVTDHSKIHEMQKTIQVLQAEKVESTKKIEELEDKIKGINKKLSSAENDRGVLKKDQERLSVENRQLLEECESLKLECSKLQPYAVKQSDTVTEKERILPHSSSVEEEVFRLQQALSDAENEIKRLSNLNQDNNLAEDNLKLKMHVQVLEKENSLLNQEKEELQISLSKLNNEYEVIKSTAARDTDLDSELCDLRRNLEAKEQELNQSITEKEILIAELEELDKQNQEATKHMILIKDQLSKQENEGDNVISKLKKDLNDEKKRVHQLENDKMNITKELDVQKEKLIQSELVVSDLHLTKQKLEDKVADLVDQQNELHTKNLNIQKENFELQERIKQKEEELSRVRDELITQSLLNRDSNSNFKDDLLEREAEVRNLRQNLSEIEQLNENLKKVAFDLKMENEKLNLACETVRHQLEESIAGNSQISQEKNAIVEALKIEKEQLDAELCRAEKRLLEETNKYEQTMEELSNARNLSISALQLDHEHLIKLNQEKDFEIAELKKNIKQMDTDHKETKKMLSSSLEEQKQLTQLVNENEIFIERLKERSSELQEELDKYTQALRKNEILRQTIEEKDRSLGSMKEENNHLKEELERLREQQSRAAPVAEPKTLDSITELESEVNQLNILKDNLKEEIKHHQKIIEAQNQSKIQLLQSLQEQKKEMDEFRYQHEQMNATHTQLFLEKDEEIKSLQKTIEQIKTQLHEERQDVQTENSVIFQETKVQGLNIENGSEKHDLSKAETERLVKGIKERELEIKLLNEKNISLTKQIDQLSRDEVGKLTQIIQQKDLEIQALHARISTASYPQDVVYLQQQLQAYAMEREQVLAVLSEKTRENSHLKTEYHKMMDIVAAKEAALNKLQDENKKLSTRFESSGQDMFRETIQNLSRIIREKDIEIDALSQKCQTLLTVLQTSNTENEVGGVNSNQFEELLQERDKLKQQVKKMEEWKQQVMTTVQNMQHESAQLQEELHQLQAQVLVDSDNNCKLQVNYTGLIQSYEQNETKLKNFGQELAQVQHSIGQLCNTKDLLLGKLDIISPQLSSGSSLTSQSAESLRTIKSDVLSESSKQEIEELRKSLQEKDATIRTLQENNHRLSDSIAASSELERKEHEQTDSEIKQLKEKQDILQMSLKEKDLLIKTKSDQLLSLNENFTNKVNENELLRQAVTNLKERTLILEMDICKLKGENEKIIETSREKETEYQALQETNMKFSMMLREKEFECHSLKEKALAFEHLLKEKEQGKTGELNQLLNAVKSMQEKTVIFQQERDQVMLALKQKQMENTAVQNEVQHLRDKELRLNQELERLRNHLLESEDSYTREVLAAEDREAKLRKKVTVLEEKLVSSSNAMENASHQASLQVESLQEQLNVASKQRDETALQLSMSQEQVKQYALSLSNLQMVLEHFQQEEKAMYSAELEKHKQLVAEWKKKAENLEGKLVSLQERLDEANAALDSASRLTEQLDLKEEQIEELKKQNELRQEMLDDVQKKLMNLVNSTEGKVDKVLMRNLFTGHFHTPKNQRHEVLRLMGSILGIKKEEMEQLLNEDQGGVTKWMTGWLGGGSKSVPNTPLRPNQQSLLNSSFSELFVKFLETESHPSIPPPKLSVHDMKPLDSPGRRKLDTSVPGSFKDTTESRSGRRTDVNPFLAPRSAAVPLINPAGLGPGGPGHLLLKPISDVLPTFTPLPVLPDNSAGVVLKDLLKQ